The genomic window ccaaatcgccgacatacaccgccatttcaaaactccagtcggacaccaccagaattctacaagccacacagcagtcatctctatccagcaattccctttctgcactccctgacgctgctccctctaaggtgttgtactgcatgatgtatgcacaccttgcaaatgcagcaaacccaggcacattcaacactacaattaacgaactattccgtcttaacaacatgccgtcattcaactttcctgactcgccaacatcacaggacttcctcaagattatcccaaacatcgctaacttcacatcaacttcaggcccaaatcctaactctgccccaaaaaacactcctgaaccacgcccagtgaccactgccacctctcaacaaccaccaacaaccagccagaccgcaaatactctagactcccagcctcctcttgacacaatcactgtagaaacaattgaacaagaatttcctgacgaatcccccgacgaagcagatagcgacgactccagcacaccctcttgggaaaaccttactttctacacctctccctcgaacgctgacaccatgacctgctctgaactctacaaaggcctcggtgatggaacagtcaagtatgcctgcgaatcacctcttcacttcacactcacgcaagttcttgagttcatcaagcctcttcgtttcactttttccaacaagacaacgctataccacctctccaggagcagcttcaagaagtttgcaaatggctccattgcaaacctgcctcctcaaCTACTAAAATAACCTCCCACATGTCTGATGCCCTCTCCTGCGACCTGGAAACTTCCAGCTCTCGAGACTCAAAGACCTCACCTACCACGAGACTGGTGGGTGAGACATACAGGCAACAGATGGGCGACTTTGTTCTGGGGCGTTTCGCCTACTCAGTGGGCTGCTTCAGTACAG from Cherax quadricarinatus isolate ZL_2023a unplaced genomic scaffold, ASM3850222v1 Contig6976, whole genome shotgun sequence includes these protein-coding regions:
- the LOC138852301 gene encoding uncharacterized protein; its protein translation is MFAHRVKIKPASGVINDSTKLLLAAAMRTCLHLKFTAIHSLKDSFIVVCTDDNEAAKLMDDTAMNTLRDRQFIISPSPSLLAKRSVFVKQLDKIITSIPTDELKTSIEDQNTWASVDTITRIPNASSMIKITFSNIDMATQALANGLAISYYHIHPRHIEPERFAHVSPCWNCYSYQHSTKDCPIKDKKFCSTCGKEGHNFKACTTTNATPTCLNCKGTHHTLAAKCPLRKEVMSKKIKEETKKNSPKSPTYTAISKLQSDTTRILQATQQSSLSSNSLSALPDAAPSKVLYCMMYAHLANAANPGTFNTTINELFRLNNMPSFNFPDSPTSQDFLKIIPNIANFTSTSGPNPNSAPKNTPEPRPVTTATSQQPPTTSQTANTLDSQPPLDTITVETIEQEFPDESPDEADSDDSSTPSWENLTFYTSPSNADTMTCSELYKGLGDGTVKYACESPLHFTLTQVLEFIKPLRFTFSNKTTLYHLSRSSFKKFANGSIANLPPQLLK